Proteins found in one Paenibacillus dendritiformis genomic segment:
- a CDS encoding urease subunit gamma, whose amino-acid sequence MRLTPREQEKLMIVVAADLARRRKDRGLKLNYPEAIALITYEIIEGARDGKTVAQLMSEGATILTREDVMDGVADMIPDIQVEATFPDGTKLVTVHEPIR is encoded by the coding sequence ATGAGATTGACACCTCGGGAACAGGAAAAGCTGATGATCGTGGTCGCAGCGGATCTGGCCCGCAGACGCAAAGATCGCGGCTTGAAGTTGAATTATCCGGAGGCCATCGCTTTGATTACATATGAAATTATCGAAGGCGCGCGGGATGGAAAAACCGTCGCACAGTTAATGAGTGAGGGCGCAACCATCCTTACGCGGGAAGATGTGATGGATGGGGTAGCGGACATGATTCCTGATATTCAGGTCGAAGCGACGTTCCCTGACGGAACGAAGCTGGTCACGGTGCATGAGCCGATACGTTAA
- a CDS encoding urease subunit beta, with translation MIPGEFILRGDEIVCNEGRSTITVSVLNLGDRPIQVGSHFHFYEANSALQFERELAYGMHLNIPSGAAVRFEPGDRKDVELVPFTGTRHVYGLNNKTDGSLDERVVLSTIGKNLEQRASETKKKETLS, from the coding sequence TTGATACCAGGTGAGTTTATTTTACGGGGCGATGAAATCGTTTGCAATGAGGGGCGCAGCACGATTACCGTCTCGGTGCTGAATCTCGGGGATCGGCCGATTCAAGTCGGATCGCATTTTCATTTCTATGAAGCGAACAGTGCGCTTCAATTCGAACGGGAACTGGCCTACGGCATGCATCTCAATATTCCGTCGGGCGCAGCCGTCCGCTTCGAGCCAGGGGACCGGAAGGATGTCGAGCTTGTGCCATTTACGGGAACACGCCATGTATACGGATTGAACAACAAGACGGATGGATCGCTGGATGAGCGGGTCGTGTTGAGTACGATTGGCAAGAATCTCGAGCAGCGGGCGTCCGAGACAAAGAAGAAGGAGACATTATCATGA